Proteins co-encoded in one Nicotiana sylvestris chromosome 7, ASM39365v2, whole genome shotgun sequence genomic window:
- the LOC104217311 gene encoding 11-beta-hydroxysteroid dehydrogenase A-like, with amino-acid sequence MELVLDLIHKILNAYLPHMATTALIHFMPLYLFLKFLHFIFRSIFSENVAGKVVLITGASSGIGEHLAYEYAKRGARLVLAARRRRSLQQVADMAYWLGSPDVVPVHADVSKVEDCQRLIEEAISNFGRLDHLVTNAAVTPLYLFENLIEVTKAAPAMDINFWGAVYTTHFAIPYLKETKGKIVAITSSAGVLNAARISFYNASKAAMISFYETLRVELGTQIGITIVTPGLVESELTKGKFLTTEGKLEVDQVMRDVEMSVTPILPVQKCARAIVKSACRGDNYLTEPPWFKTLFVYRIFFPEFLEWFQRWFLFPGPGQPPTEAPSKIILDVTGFKEYGYPKSVLSPHIKVD; translated from the exons ATGGAGCTTGTCTTGGATTTAATTCACAAAATCTTGAACGCTTATTTACCTCATATGGCCACAACTGCACTCATCCACTTCATGCCTTTATATCTCTTTCTCAAGTTTCTTCACTTCATCTTCCGTTCTATATTTAGTGAAAACGTCGCTGGTAAAGTTGTTCTCATCACAGGGGCCTCTTCTGGTATCGGCGAG CATTTAGCCTATGAATATGCTAAAAGAGGTGCTCGTCTAGTGCTTGCGGCAAGAAGGCGCAGAAGTCTTCAGCAAGTAGCAGATATGGCTTATTGGCTTGGATCTCCAGATGTTGTTCCTGTGCATGCTGATGTTTCCAAAGTTGAAGATTGCCAGCGATTAATTGAGGAAGCTATAAGTAACTTTGGTAGAT TGGATCATCTGGTGACCAATGCTGCTGTGACGCCCCTATACTTGTTTGAGAACCTTATAGAGGTCACCAAAGCTGCACCCGCAATG GACATAAATTTCTGGGGTGCAGTTTATACTACCCATTTTGCCATCCCCTATTTGAAGGAAACCAAGGGAAAAATCGTAGCCATCACTTCATCAGCTGGTGTTCTGAATGCAGCCAGAATCAGCTTCTATAAT GCAAGTAAAGCTGCAATGATTAGTTTCTATGAGACGTTGCGGGTAGAACTTGGGACACAAATTGGGATTACAATAGTCACTCCTGGACTAGTTGAATCTGAGTTGACCAAAGGCAAATTTCTCACAACAGAGGGCAAGTTGGAAGTGGACCAAGTAATGAGAGAC GTTGAAATGAGTGTTACTCCTATACTGCCAGTGCAAAAATGTGCTAGAGCAATTGTCAAGAGTGCATGCCGCGGAGACAACTACCTAACAGAACCACCATGGTTCAAGACATTATTCGTCTACAGAATATTTTTCCCTGAATTTCTAGAATGGTTCCAACGATGGTTTTTGTTCCCAGGGCCAGGGCAACCACCAACAGAGGCTCCCAGCAAGATAATTCTAGATGTGACTGGATTTAAGGAATATGGTTATCCAAAGTCCGTCCTATCTCCACATATAAAAGTGGATTGA